The following coding sequences are from one Plasmodium gaboni strain SY75 chromosome 10, whole genome shotgun sequence window:
- a CDS encoding acyl-CoA binding protein, isoform 1, ACBP1 (transcript variant 1; alternatively spliced), which translates to MAELFEESVSFINSVPKNVNLPNEIKLNLYKYYKQGTIGNCNIKEPSRYNVYDRRKYNAWKSVENLNREDAKRRYVQLVSELFPYWQDGE; encoded by the coding sequence ATGGCTGAGCTCTTTGAGGAAAGTgtttcttttattaatagTGTACCtaaaaatgtaaatttGCCTAACgaaattaaattaaatttgtataaatattataagcAGGGTACAATTGGTAATTGTAATATAAAGGAACCAAGCAGATATAATGTATATGatagaagaaaatataatgcTTGGAAATCTGtagaaaatttaaataGAGAAGATGCAAAAAGAAGATATGTTCAACTTGTTAGCGAGTTATTTCCTTATTGGCAAGATGGGgaataa
- a CDS encoding acyl-CoA binding protein, isoform 2, ACBP2 — translation MEELFDASVTYINSLPNDSQLSVETKLDLYKYYKQSTVGNCNIKEPSHFKFADKKKYDAWKSVENLNREDAKKRYVEIVSEIFPNWQNKE, via the coding sequence ATGGAAGAGTTGTTTGATGCTTCTGTTACTTATATTAACTCATTACCTAACGATAGCCAATTATCAGTTGAGACTAAGCTAGatttatacaaatattataaacaaaGTACTGTAGGTaattgtaatataaaagaacCAAGTCATTTTAAATTTGctgataaaaaaaaatatgatgCTTGGAAATCAGttgaaaatttaaataGAGAAGATGCTAAGAAAAGATACGTTGAAATCGTTTCAGAAATTTTTCCTAATTGGcaaaataaagaataa
- a CDS encoding exported protein (PHISTa) → MNRVNSFLLNLSNGIFDNKNDVNNKDKDVYSFNLNKMNNKSNKSYSSFHFMCVVLCIISLFCITLSNLYENNTSLSKEHDKLFIRTLSEAEKENYTSIENIYKETILVDESNNSNIKNKVDIKTIDINDLSRQLTKEELYDVLNTLEEIPPKRVLINLWYQSLNIAKDMKDLLKELKGYVDEYLNKNNTYDCDNFINDNNSIWIDCLNDIVETLSSEEMEYIEKFHNLLNKDVTVNDIVNFIYECINYFDELKKKLFDKYKEDFEEKIMNSQKFVEV, encoded by the exons ATGAATAGAGTAAATAGTTTCTTGCTTAATTTATCTAATGGAATATTcgataataaaaatgatgtaaataataaggataaagatgtatattcatttaatttaaataaaatgaacAATAAATCTAATAAAAGTTATAgttcttttcattttatgTGTGTAGttttatgtataatttCATTATTCTGTATAACGTTATCG aatctatatgaaaataatacatCCTTATCAAAAGAACatgataaattatttatacgTACATTGTCTGAGGCTGAAAAGGAAAATTATACATCAATAGAAAATATCTATAAAGAAACCATATTAGTTGATGAATcaaataattcaaatattaaaaataaggTCGATATTAAAACTATAGATATCAATGATTTGTCAAGACAGTTAACTAAAGAAGAATTATATGATGTGCTAAATACATTAGAAGAAATTCCACCAAAACGTGTTCTTATTAATTTGTGGTATCAATCTCTAAATATTGCTAAAGATATGAAAGATTTATTGAAGGAATTAAAAGGTTATGTTgatgaatatttaaataagAATAACACTTATGATTGtgataattttattaatgataataacTCTATATGGATAGATTGTCTTAATGATATTGTAGAGACCTTATCATCTGAAGAGATGgaatatatagaaaaatttCATAATTTACTTAATAAAGATGTAACAGTTAATGATATAgtaaattttatttatgaatGTATAAACTATTTTGATgaattaaagaaaaaattatttgataaatataaagaagattttgaggaaaaaataatgaattCACAAAAATTTGTTGAGGTgtaa
- a CDS encoding putative alpha/beta hydrolase — protein MSVQQRTTRYMCRIFFFLFFFSVSYKTLLNIYLYNEIFLTNGQCVNIYSRCLGELLKDPEERDEPILKVSENDNIESKQNLYDEYYYKKKILIDNICKEYYKLMIKAKENESNKNKNFNDIKEFPKSDEQKDNLSSNESLEVQGENCNTITKSPLEIEKNKSVVELLYDDRNPEINFFTNKDNLKIARYTWKIENPKAYIFALHGLTTHLRNEYLICSGMPEWVERNRKEGESVNETDYSIGKILDYFKEYSNDNNMFKILYDKIEFMIKEKLLSTDENELTNINKGNDVSSIYNNVFKNLYDKFEVIIKENLLTKDENEITNINKGKDISDIYNNMFKSLYDKVEVIFKENLLTKDENEITNIKKEKDISDIYNNIFKTVYDKMECIIKEKIWNKDGKETLNEKNVVDPNIIHNNNEEENAHNVNANGETSEGLSNNNVENKDYKRSNDNDVTSNSDINKNIVQKENNVSMLYDLYDVLKDNFDIDIESYALYNRSNINENSELFESLSLYLSSLEGIYYYRNIRSLLIKQLFDDIGQYANNLKMFVNDDNVLLMDETDVNDYVDNKYYFCSTCGICDSCNCGKRVLSYKNSWIEKFNNNGFTFIGIDNQSHGLSDGARNQRCFVENFENFVLDTVQALEIFINEYKEKNELKPIIILGTSMGGCIALRTIEAIYKGNKEWKDNIKGLVLISPMISIENHKRKLINRILYRLCRYVKKYIPLYEMDLLYEKHKYPWIKGDTDIDPNHYSDGVKLGAATECVLAADKCLIPEILKYIEESDMDIFVLQSKYDNTVDPTGPVDFVKKMVELYNKNDDENSNAKGDDNENETEGLNTPTASDETNNDKEKRDISLRDENISKADDIQNDITGACQNIENYVLLSGNDLTEQQKLWYSCDHGYYKNFLTKRLGKTNDLNTKNGEDSFKRLSAHILNYGSHRLACEPDTERTVKILIDWLNNIFV, from the coding sequence tgttaatatatattcaagATGTCTAGGAGAATTATTAAAGGATCCCGAAGAAAGGGATGAGCCCATTTTGAAAGTGAgtgaaaatgataatattgaaagtaagcaaaatttatatgatgagtattattataaaaagaaaatattaatcGATAATATATGTAAGGAGTACTATAAATTAATGATTAAAGCCAAAGAAAATGAATctaataagaataaaaattttaatgatattaaGGAATTTCCTAAAAGCGATGAACAGAAGGATAATTTATCAAGTAATGAAAGTTTAGAAGTTCAAGGAGAAAATTGCAATACAATAACTAAATCACCATTagaaatagaaaaaaataaatctGTTGTTGAGTTATTATATGACGACAGGAATCCGGAAATAAACTTTTTTACAAACAaagataatttaaaaatagCTAGGTATACTTGGAAGATAGAAAATCCGAAAGCTTACATTTTTGCTCTACATGGTTTAACTACACATTTAAgaaatgaatatttaatttgttCTGGTATGCCTGAATGGGTTGAAAGAAATAGAAAGGAAGGTGAAAGTGTTAATGAGACTGATTATAGTATAGGTAAAATTTTGGATTATTTTAAGGAATATagtaatgataataatatgttcaaaattttatatgataagATAGAATTTATGATTAAGgagaaattattatcaactgatgaaaatgaattaacaaatattaataaagGAAATGATGTAAGttcaatatataataatgtatttaaaaatttatatgataagTTTGAAGTTATTATTAAGGAGAACTTATTGACCAAAGACGAAAATGAGATaacaaatattaataaagGAAAGGATATAagtgatatatataataatatgttcAAAAGTTTATATGATAAAGTTGAAGTTATTTTTAAGGAGAACCTATTGACCAAAGACGAAAATGAGataacaaatattaaaaaagaaaaggatataagtgatatatataacaatatattcaaaactgtatatgataaaatggaatgtattataaaggaaaaaatatggaaTAAAGATGGAAAGGAGAcattaaatgaaaaaaacGTGGTTGATCcaaatattattcataataataatgagGAAGAAAATGCTCATAATGTAAATGCGAATGGGGAAACAAGTGAAGGTttaagtaataataatgttgAAAATAAGGATTATAAAAGAagtaatgataatgatgTTACTAGTAATAgtgatattaataaaaacattgttcagaaagaaaataatgTGTCTATgttatatgatttatatgATGTATTAAAGGATAATTTTGATATTGACATTGAATCATACGcattatataatagatctaatattaatgaaaaCAGTGAATTGTTTGAAAGTTTATCCTTATATCTATCTTCTTTAGAAGGTATATATTACTATAGAAATATTAGAAGTTTATTAATTAAACAATTGTTTGACGATATAGGACAGTATGctaataatttaaaaatgtttgttaatgatgataatgtTTTACTAATGGATGAAACTGATGTTAATGATTATGtagataataaatattactTTTGTTCTACTTGTGGTATTTGTGATTCTTGCAATTGTGGTAAGCGAGTcttatcatataaaaatagttGGATtgaaaaatttaataataatggCTTTACATTTATTGGAATAGATAACCAGTCTCATGGTTTATCAGATGGAGCTCGAAACCAACGATGTTTTGTTGAAAATTTTGAGAATTTTGTTTTAGATACTGTTCAAGCGttagaaatatttataaatgaatacaaagagaaaaatgaattaaagCCTATAATAATTTTGGGAACATCAATGGGTGGATGTATAGCTTTAAGAACTATTGAAGCTATATATAAAGGTAATAAGGAATGGaaagataatattaaagGTTTAGTTCTTATTTCACCTATGATAAGTATTGAGAATCATAAGCgtaaattaattaatagaatattatataggTTATGTAGatatgttaaaaaatatataccACTTTATGAAATGGATCTTTTATATGAGAAACACAAATATCCCTGGATTAAAGGTGACACAGATATTGATCCTAATCATTATTCTGACGGTGTGAAACTTGGAGCAGCTACAGAATGTGTATTAGCAGCTGATAAATGTTTAATTCctgaaatattaaaatatatagaagaGAGTGATATGGACATTTTTGTTCTTCAGTcaaaatatgataatacTGTTGATCCTACAGGTCCTGTTGATTTCGTTAAAAAAATGGTAGAATTGTACAACAAAAACGATGATGAAAATTCTAATGCTAAAGGGgatgataatgaaaatgaaacTGAAGGATTAAATACTCCTACTGCATCGGACGAGACtaataatgataaagaGAAAAGAGATATATCACTAAGAGATGAAAACATATCTAAGGCTGATGACATTCAAAATGATATAACTGGAGCATGTCAAAATATAGAGAATTATGTACTTTTATCCGGAAATGATTTGACAGAACAACAAAAATTATGGTATTCATGTGATCATggatattataaaaactTTTTAACGAAAAGATTGGGTAAAACCAATGATTTAAATACCAAAAATGGTGAAGATTCTTTTAAACGTTTAAGTGCTCATATATTGAATTATGGTTCCCACAGATTAGCTTGCGAACCCGATACAGAACGAACTgttaaaattttaattgattggctaaataatatatttgtataa